The Corallococcus caeni genome includes a region encoding these proteins:
- a CDS encoding M4 family metallopeptidase, translating to MTRKTRWLLAGLTFTLSACGAGGPDAEAPSAPAEARTGDLRAALGALPGAQVLGVHEDGVPQFIQGELGTAGRPIPGASAWQAHALLESTLLRVLPAFRLTAKDVVPQRIQRDELGHTHLRYGQTKAGLPVVNEELIVHVDAQGQVYAVNSTARDGEPLPAPALISPEAASEAALAASSGGLAESVREVFVRPAPEAALVRAFEVVVSGQHEDGLPLRDRVYVSAADGHEVLRTPEIHTARNRKVCSVGGASNGWCRLEGQLPTGDTGIDKTYDNLGLFYDCFQQNFARDSYNGTGGQLLAQVHYGTNYPNAYFDGAKLVCGDGSLPQFGPPCGDPDIVVHEYTHAVTDSTSDLVYSGQSGALNESLSDIFAATCTSWATGTWSTAASVWQLGETAWTPSTPGDALRYMNDPALDGASLDYAPDVTSATDVHYGSGVPNLAFKLLSTGGVHPRGKTTVNVPAIGVQAAARIFYYANANLFTSTTTLAAAKTATRQAAVNLGYSTAIQNAVGAAWDAVGVGVATPPPTCTLLPNNTTVSLLSGAAGSQQYYCFDVPASTASTVSISSGTGDVDLYTRFGAAPTTTAYNCRPYLGGNNETCNLAAQATAGRQWILLQGFSAYSGVSLSVHY from the coding sequence ATGACGCGCAAGACACGCTGGCTCCTCGCCGGCCTGACGTTCACGCTGTCCGCCTGTGGCGCGGGGGGCCCCGACGCAGAGGCGCCTTCGGCTCCGGCCGAGGCCCGGACGGGCGACCTGCGGGCAGCCCTGGGCGCGCTGCCCGGCGCCCAGGTGCTGGGGGTGCACGAGGACGGCGTCCCCCAGTTCATCCAGGGTGAGCTGGGCACGGCGGGCCGTCCCATTCCGGGGGCCAGCGCCTGGCAGGCGCACGCGCTTCTGGAGTCCACCCTGCTGCGCGTGCTGCCCGCCTTCCGGCTGACGGCGAAGGACGTGGTGCCCCAGCGCATCCAGCGGGACGAGCTGGGCCACACGCACCTGCGCTACGGGCAGACCAAGGCAGGCCTGCCGGTGGTGAACGAGGAGCTCATCGTCCACGTGGACGCGCAGGGCCAGGTGTACGCGGTGAACAGCACCGCGCGCGACGGCGAGCCCTTGCCGGCCCCCGCGCTCATCAGCCCGGAGGCCGCGAGCGAGGCGGCGCTGGCGGCGTCCTCCGGCGGCCTCGCGGAATCGGTGCGGGAGGTGTTCGTCCGTCCCGCCCCGGAAGCAGCGCTGGTCCGCGCCTTCGAGGTGGTGGTGTCCGGCCAGCACGAGGACGGCCTGCCGCTGCGCGACCGCGTCTACGTGAGCGCGGCAGACGGCCATGAGGTGCTGCGCACGCCTGAAATCCACACCGCGCGCAACCGCAAGGTCTGTTCGGTGGGCGGTGCGTCCAACGGCTGGTGCCGGCTGGAGGGTCAGCTGCCCACGGGCGACACGGGCATCGACAAGACGTACGACAACCTGGGTCTCTTCTACGACTGCTTCCAGCAGAACTTCGCCCGCGACTCGTACAACGGCACGGGAGGCCAGCTGCTGGCGCAGGTGCACTACGGCACCAACTACCCGAACGCGTACTTCGACGGCGCGAAGCTGGTGTGCGGCGACGGCAGCCTGCCCCAGTTCGGGCCGCCGTGCGGGGACCCGGACATCGTGGTGCACGAGTACACGCACGCCGTCACGGACAGCACGTCCGACCTCGTCTACAGCGGCCAGTCCGGCGCGCTGAACGAGTCCCTGTCGGACATCTTCGCCGCCACCTGTACCAGCTGGGCCACCGGCACCTGGAGCACCGCCGCGTCCGTCTGGCAGCTGGGTGAGACGGCCTGGACGCCGAGCACGCCCGGGGACGCCCTGCGCTACATGAACGACCCCGCGCTGGATGGCGCGTCGCTGGATTACGCCCCGGACGTCACCAGCGCCACGGACGTCCACTACGGCTCCGGAGTGCCCAACCTGGCGTTCAAGCTGCTGTCCACCGGCGGCGTGCACCCGCGCGGCAAGACGACCGTGAACGTGCCGGCCATCGGCGTGCAGGCCGCGGCCCGCATCTTCTATTACGCCAACGCCAACCTCTTCACCTCCACCACCACCCTCGCCGCGGCGAAGACGGCGACGCGGCAGGCGGCGGTGAACCTGGGCTACAGCACCGCCATCCAGAACGCGGTGGGCGCGGCATGGGACGCGGTGGGCGTGGGCGTGGCGACACCGCCGCCCACCTGCACGCTGCTGCCCAACAACACCACGGTGTCCCTGCTCTCCGGCGCCGCCGGTTCGCAGCAGTACTACTGCTTCGACGTGCCCGCGAGCACCGCGTCCACGGTGTCCATCTCCAGCGGCACCGGGGACGTGGACCTCTACACGCGCTTTGGCGCCGCGCCCACCACGACGGCCTACAACTGCCGGCCCTACCTGGGAGGCAACAACGAGACGTGCAACCTGGCGGCGCAGGCCACCGCCGGCCGCCAGTGGATCCTGCTCCAGGGCTTCAGCGCCTACAGCGGCGTGAGCCTGTCCGTGCACTACTGA
- a CDS encoding DUF2378 family protein, protein MRDERVIFSSSVDSLYRKVLAPSLTPELLDRLRSRGLNLHAPLLAAYPFAVWVECLEDTARTLHPDQPVEQGRRMLGRRMVEGYAQTLVGGAVLTLARVVGPMRSLERMQHNFRSGNNYTETRLTVLGPAQADLWFNEPQALEGFVDGVLEEGMLRVGVQKFTLHRTRHSPESATYHLDWADHAS, encoded by the coding sequence ATGAGGGACGAGCGCGTCATCTTCAGCAGCAGCGTGGACAGCCTGTACCGCAAGGTGCTGGCGCCCTCCCTGACGCCCGAGTTGCTGGACCGGCTGCGCTCGCGCGGCCTCAACCTCCACGCTCCGCTGCTCGCCGCGTATCCGTTCGCCGTCTGGGTGGAGTGCCTGGAGGACACGGCCCGCACGCTCCACCCGGACCAGCCGGTGGAGCAGGGCCGGCGCATGCTGGGCCGGCGCATGGTGGAGGGCTACGCGCAGACGCTGGTGGGCGGCGCCGTCCTCACGCTGGCCCGCGTGGTGGGGCCCATGCGCTCGCTGGAGCGGATGCAGCACAACTTCCGCAGCGGCAACAACTACACGGAGACGCGCCTCACCGTGCTGGGCCCGGCCCAGGCGGACCTCTGGTTCAACGAGCCGCAGGCGCTGGAGGGCTTCGTGGACGGCGTGCTGGAAGAAGGGATGTTGCGCGTGGGGGTGCAGAAGTTCACCCTGCACCGCACCCGCCACTCGCCCGAGTCCGCCACCTACCACCTGGACTGGGCCGACCACGCCTCCTGA
- a CDS encoding DUF2383 domain-containing protein, with protein sequence MANAAAELETLNSFLRGEISAVETYRLASKHIETEVARTEVEACLHDHEKRVEALKERIEKLGGEPAKGSGPWGIFAKVVQAGADLLGEKRAIDALEEGEDHGLKDYNRDVDKLHGEARTFVRQQLLPSQKQTHARLSALKKNPTLH encoded by the coding sequence ATGGCCAACGCCGCCGCCGAACTCGAAACGTTGAACTCCTTCCTGCGGGGGGAGATCTCCGCCGTGGAGACCTACCGGCTCGCCTCGAAGCACATCGAGACCGAGGTTGCCCGGACGGAGGTGGAGGCCTGCCTCCATGACCACGAGAAGCGCGTGGAGGCCCTCAAGGAGCGCATCGAGAAGCTGGGAGGCGAGCCCGCGAAGGGCTCGGGGCCCTGGGGCATCTTCGCCAAGGTCGTCCAGGCGGGCGCGGACCTGCTGGGCGAGAAGCGCGCCATCGACGCGCTGGAGGAGGGCGAGGACCACGGCCTGAAGGACTACAACCGGGACGTGGACAAGCTCCACGGCGAGGCGCGCACCTTCGTGCGTCAGCAGCTGCTGCCCTCGCAGAAGCAGACGCACGCGCGCCTCAGCGCACTGAAGAAGAACCCGACCCTGCACTGA
- the purL gene encoding phosphoribosylformylglycinamidine synthase, translating into MLTLRGAPALSEFRLAKLLVRCRERVPTVATLYAEFVHFADTSAPLTQDQAERLGRLLEYGPHAAKRERTGTLLLVVPRPGTVSPWASKATDIAHHCGLEQVRRMERGVAFFLTGPGGRPLDANEAEGVQAVLHDRMTQAVLPRLEDAEVLFRTDAPRPLTRVDVLGGGRAALVRANGELGLALAEDEIDYLVERFTELKRNPTDVELMMFAQANSEHCRHKIFNASWTVDGKPRERSLFQAIKNTFAQSPGGVLSAYKDNAAVIEGFEVERFFPQGEAREWGTVREPAHIMMKVETHNHPTAISPYPGAATGAGGEIRDEGATGRGAKPKAGLTGFSVSHLRLPDFARPWEVPYGKPDRIVSALDIMVDGPLGGAAFNNEFGRPNLTGYFRSFEQQVPTPEGVEVRGYHKPIMLAGGLGNIRADHVKKAPLRAGDKLIVLGGPAMLIGLGGGAASSMAQGASAADLDFASVQRDNAEMERRCQEVIDQCWMLGDSNPVRSIHDVGAGGLSNALPELAHDNALGGRLELREVPNDEPGMSPVEIWCNEAQERYVLGVAPEDLARFAALCERERAPFAVLGEATAEQVLTLTDRTLGDTPIALPMDVLFGKAPRMHREGVSRPLKHAPLSVPSDLKAAAHAVLSHPTVADKSFLITIGDRSVGGHTARDQLVGPWQVPVADCAVTLSSLMSDTGEAMALGERTPVALVDAAASARMAVGEALTNLAAARIAKLSDVKLSANWMAAAGSPGEDANLYAAVHAVGMELCPALGIAIPVGKDSMSMRTQWQEDGQKKAVTAPLSLIITAFAPVLDARVTLTPQPVDVAGDTRLLLLDVAKGRQRLAASVLAQVQQQVGPECPDVDDPAALKGFFNAVQELHAAGVLLAYHDRSDGGLWATLAEMAFAGHCGLDVDLSPLGGDAVAALFNEELGAVVQVRASDVARVREVLSRHGLGAHVHELGRPTARQVVRVRHGARELLAEETVALKRTWSRVSYEIQKLRDNPTCAEEEYAAKCDAQDPGLSPVLTFDPTVDVAAPYIAKGARPRVAVLREQGVNSQQEMAAAFTRAGFTAVDVHMSDLLSGRVSLKDFHGVMACGGFSYGDVLGAGGGWAKSILFNPRTRDAFSEFFARPDSFGLGACNGCQMFAQLRELIPGADAWPRFVRNASEQFEARLGTVEISPSPSLFYKGMEGSRMLIVVSHGEGRAEFANAEAAARFNTSGLVTTRWVDNRGQVAAKYPANPNGSPHGIAGLTTKDGRFTITMPHPERVHRTVQHSWHPAEWGEDGPWMRMFRNARVTLG; encoded by the coding sequence ATGCTCACGCTGCGCGGGGCTCCGGCCCTCTCCGAATTCAGGCTCGCCAAGCTGCTCGTCCGTTGCCGGGAGCGGGTGCCGACGGTGGCCACCCTCTACGCGGAGTTCGTGCACTTCGCGGACACGTCGGCGCCGCTGACGCAGGACCAGGCGGAGCGGTTGGGGCGCCTGCTGGAGTACGGCCCCCACGCGGCGAAGCGCGAGCGCACCGGCACGCTGCTCCTGGTGGTGCCGCGTCCGGGCACGGTGTCGCCCTGGGCCTCCAAGGCGACGGACATCGCGCACCACTGCGGCCTCGAGCAGGTGCGCCGCATGGAGCGCGGCGTCGCGTTCTTCCTCACCGGCCCCGGCGGCCGGCCGCTGGACGCGAACGAGGCGGAAGGGGTGCAGGCGGTGCTGCACGACCGCATGACGCAGGCGGTGCTGCCCCGGCTGGAGGACGCGGAGGTCCTCTTCCGCACGGACGCGCCCCGGCCGCTCACGCGCGTGGACGTGCTGGGCGGGGGCCGCGCGGCCCTGGTGCGGGCCAACGGCGAGCTGGGCCTGGCGCTGGCGGAGGACGAAATCGACTACCTGGTGGAGCGCTTCACGGAGCTCAAGCGCAACCCCACCGACGTGGAGTTGATGATGTTCGCGCAGGCGAACAGCGAGCACTGCCGCCATAAAATCTTCAACGCGTCGTGGACGGTGGATGGCAAGCCGCGCGAGCGCTCGCTGTTCCAGGCCATCAAGAACACCTTCGCCCAGAGCCCGGGCGGCGTGCTGTCCGCGTACAAGGACAACGCCGCCGTCATCGAGGGCTTCGAGGTGGAGCGCTTCTTCCCGCAGGGCGAGGCGCGCGAGTGGGGCACCGTGCGCGAGCCGGCCCACATCATGATGAAGGTGGAGACGCACAACCATCCCACCGCCATCTCCCCGTACCCGGGCGCGGCCACGGGCGCGGGCGGTGAGATTCGCGACGAGGGCGCCACCGGGCGCGGCGCGAAGCCGAAGGCGGGGCTCACGGGCTTCTCCGTCAGCCACCTGCGCCTGCCGGACTTCGCGCGGCCGTGGGAGGTGCCCTACGGCAAGCCGGACCGCATCGTGTCCGCGCTGGACATCATGGTGGACGGCCCGCTGGGCGGCGCGGCGTTCAACAACGAGTTCGGCCGGCCCAACCTCACCGGCTACTTCCGTAGCTTCGAGCAGCAGGTGCCCACGCCCGAGGGCGTGGAGGTGCGCGGCTACCACAAGCCCATCATGCTGGCGGGCGGCCTGGGCAACATCCGCGCGGACCACGTGAAGAAGGCCCCGCTGCGCGCGGGCGACAAGCTCATCGTGCTGGGCGGCCCGGCGATGCTCATCGGCCTGGGCGGTGGCGCGGCGTCGTCCATGGCGCAGGGCGCGAGCGCGGCGGACCTCGACTTCGCCTCCGTGCAGCGTGACAACGCGGAGATGGAGCGACGCTGCCAGGAGGTCATCGACCAGTGCTGGATGCTGGGCGACAGCAACCCCGTGCGCTCCATCCACGACGTGGGCGCGGGCGGCCTGTCCAATGCGCTGCCGGAGCTGGCGCACGACAACGCGCTGGGCGGCCGGCTGGAGCTGCGCGAGGTGCCCAACGACGAGCCGGGCATGTCCCCCGTGGAGATCTGGTGCAACGAGGCGCAGGAGCGCTACGTGCTGGGCGTGGCGCCGGAGGACCTGGCCCGCTTCGCCGCGCTGTGCGAGCGCGAGCGCGCCCCCTTCGCCGTCCTGGGCGAGGCCACCGCGGAGCAGGTGCTCACGCTCACGGACCGGACGCTGGGGGACACGCCCATCGCGCTGCCCATGGACGTCCTCTTCGGCAAGGCGCCGCGCATGCACCGCGAGGGCGTGTCGCGCCCCCTGAAGCACGCGCCGCTGAGCGTCCCGTCCGACCTGAAGGCCGCGGCGCACGCGGTGCTGTCGCACCCGACGGTGGCGGACAAGTCGTTCCTCATCACCATTGGCGACCGCTCCGTGGGCGGCCACACCGCGCGCGACCAGCTGGTGGGTCCGTGGCAGGTGCCGGTGGCGGACTGCGCGGTGACGCTGTCCTCGCTGATGTCCGACACGGGCGAGGCCATGGCGCTGGGCGAGCGCACGCCGGTGGCGCTGGTGGACGCGGCGGCCTCCGCGCGCATGGCGGTGGGCGAGGCGCTCACCAACCTGGCGGCGGCGCGCATCGCGAAGCTGTCGGACGTGAAGCTGTCCGCGAACTGGATGGCGGCGGCGGGCAGCCCCGGCGAGGACGCGAACCTCTACGCGGCGGTGCACGCGGTGGGCATGGAGCTGTGCCCGGCGCTGGGCATCGCCATCCCGGTGGGCAAGGACTCCATGTCCATGCGCACGCAGTGGCAGGAGGACGGCCAGAAGAAGGCGGTGACGGCGCCCCTGTCGCTCATCATCACCGCGTTCGCGCCGGTGCTGGACGCGCGCGTCACGCTGACGCCGCAGCCGGTGGACGTGGCGGGGGACACGCGCCTCTTGCTGCTGGACGTGGCGAAGGGCCGGCAGCGGCTGGCGGCCTCCGTGCTGGCGCAGGTGCAGCAGCAGGTGGGCCCGGAGTGCCCGGACGTGGACGACCCCGCGGCGCTGAAGGGCTTCTTCAACGCGGTGCAGGAGCTCCACGCGGCGGGCGTGCTGCTCGCGTACCACGACCGCTCCGACGGCGGCCTCTGGGCCACGCTCGCGGAGATGGCCTTCGCGGGCCACTGCGGCCTGGACGTGGACCTGTCCCCGCTGGGCGGTGACGCCGTGGCGGCCCTCTTCAACGAAGAGCTGGGCGCGGTGGTGCAGGTGCGCGCGTCGGACGTGGCGCGAGTGCGTGAAGTCCTCAGCCGCCACGGCCTGGGCGCGCACGTGCATGAGCTGGGGCGCCCCACGGCTCGGCAGGTGGTGCGCGTGCGGCACGGCGCGCGGGAGTTGCTCGCGGAGGAGACGGTGGCGCTCAAGCGCACCTGGTCGCGCGTGAGCTACGAAATCCAGAAGCTGCGTGACAACCCCACCTGCGCGGAGGAGGAGTACGCCGCCAAGTGCGACGCGCAAGACCCGGGCCTGTCGCCGGTGCTCACGTTCGACCCCACGGTGGACGTGGCGGCGCCGTACATCGCGAAGGGGGCCCGGCCTCGCGTGGCGGTGCTGCGCGAGCAGGGCGTCAACAGCCAGCAGGAGATGGCGGCGGCGTTCACGCGCGCGGGCTTCACCGCGGTGGACGTGCACATGAGCGACCTGCTGTCGGGCCGCGTGTCGCTGAAGGACTTCCACGGCGTGATGGCGTGCGGCGGCTTCAGCTACGGCGACGTGCTGGGCGCGGGCGGCGGGTGGGCCAAGTCCATCCTCTTCAACCCGCGCACGCGGGATGCCTTCTCGGAGTTCTTCGCGCGGCCGGACAGCTTCGGCCTGGGCGCGTGCAACGGCTGCCAGATGTTCGCGCAGCTGCGCGAGCTCATCCCCGGCGCGGACGCGTGGCCGCGCTTCGTGCGCAACGCGTCCGAGCAGTTCGAGGCCCGCCTGGGCACGGTGGAGATTTCTCCGTCGCCGTCGCTCTTCTACAAGGGCATGGAGGGCAGCCGGATGCTCATCGTCGTGTCGCACGGCGAGGGACGGGCGGAGTTCGCCAACGCGGAGGCCGCCGCGCGCTTCAACACCTCCGGGCTGGTGACGACGCGCTGGGTGGACAACCGGGGGCAGGTGGCGGCGAAGTACCCGGCCAACCCCAACGGCTCGCCGCACGGCATCGCGGGGCTCACCACGAAGGACGGGCGCTTCACCATCACCATGCCGCACCCGGAGCGCGTGCACCGCACCGTGCAGCACTCCTGGCACCCGGCGGAGTGGGGCGAGGACGGCCCCTGGATGCGCATGTTCCGCAACGCCCGCGTCACCCTGGGCTGA
- the xdhC gene encoding xanthine dehydrogenase accessory protein XdhC: protein MWNWVHQLAEWAREDTPFAVVTVTECKGSTPASPGAKLLVRADGTFHGTIGGGHLEQLVLQDARACLDKGEARTFRYPLGAKLGQCCGGVVDVFVEPVNHGPQLYLFGAGHVGQALCRILEGTPFRVHLVDERAEWVQSPLVPAGVVRHEEPWDDFASRAVWDEARTYVAVMTHRHDVDQDIIAFAIQKPARYIGLIGSDTKWARFRQRLEAKGMPARQVGRVQCPMGLPIGGKSPQEVAVSIAAGLLQLHHGLAQETGAQPPPTPLLSSGE, encoded by the coding sequence ATGTGGAACTGGGTTCACCAGCTGGCGGAGTGGGCACGGGAGGACACGCCGTTCGCCGTCGTGACGGTGACGGAGTGCAAGGGCAGCACGCCCGCGTCCCCCGGCGCGAAGCTGCTGGTGCGCGCGGACGGCACCTTCCACGGCACCATCGGCGGCGGCCACCTGGAGCAGTTGGTCCTCCAGGACGCGCGCGCGTGCCTGGACAAGGGCGAGGCGCGCACGTTCCGCTATCCGCTGGGCGCGAAGCTGGGCCAGTGCTGTGGAGGGGTCGTGGACGTCTTCGTCGAGCCCGTCAACCACGGGCCCCAGCTGTACCTCTTCGGCGCGGGCCACGTGGGCCAGGCGCTGTGCCGCATCCTGGAGGGCACCCCGTTCCGCGTGCACCTGGTGGACGAGCGCGCAGAGTGGGTCCAGTCCCCGCTGGTGCCCGCGGGCGTGGTCCGCCACGAGGAGCCCTGGGACGACTTCGCGTCGCGCGCGGTCTGGGATGAGGCGCGCACCTACGTGGCGGTGATGACGCACCGTCACGACGTGGACCAGGACATCATCGCGTTCGCCATCCAGAAGCCTGCCCGCTACATCGGCCTCATCGGCAGCGACACGAAGTGGGCCCGCTTCCGGCAGCGGCTGGAGGCGAAGGGGATGCCCGCCCGGCAGGTGGGCCGCGTCCAGTGCCCCATGGGGCTGCCCATCGGGGGAAAGTCACCGCAGGAGGTGGCCGTGAGCATCGCCGCCGGGCTGCTCCAGCTCCACCATGGACTGGCCCAGGAGACAGGCGCTCAGCCGCCGCCCACGCCCCTGCTATCCTCCGGGGAATGA